A stretch of DNA from Rhodothermales bacterium:
TGGGATCGACACGCGTGGCTGATGTTGGTCGGTACCGTGCTCTGGTTCGTGAGCGCGCCGCTGTGGATGAAACAATCGGAAGCGTGATATGCTACAGCCCGACGTTGTCGCACGGCAGAACGCCATCCTCCAGCAGGCCCACGAGGCCGACATCCGCCATCTCGGTGAGCAACTCGCCCGGCGTGGGGCCGATTTAGACCACGTCATCGAGGCGGTTCGCCAGTTCGAAGTCGCCATCCCGTCCTGGGCGCTCGGTACCGGCGGCACGCGCTTCGGCCGTTTCCCCGGTGCCGGCGAGCCGCGGGATATCTACGAAAAGATGGAGGACATCGCCGTCATTCAGCAGTTGATGCGGACCTGTGGTAAGGTGTCACTCCATATCCCGTGGGACGAGCCCGACGACGCGGCCGCCCTGAAGGCACACGCCGGCTTGCTCGGCCTCGGGTTCGACGCCGTCAACTCGAACACCTTTCAGGACCAGGCCGGCCAGGCGCATAGCTACAAGTTCGGCTCGCTGTGCCACACGAGCGCCGATGTCCGACACCAGGCCATCGAGCACCACCTGCACGTCATCGAAGTGGGGAAGACGCTCGGGTCCGACGCCATCACGGTGTGGCTCGCCGATGGAAGCAACTACCCGGGGCAGGCGCATCTGCGCAAGAGCTTCGAGCGGACGCTGGATGGATTGCAGACCCTTTACGCCGGCCTGCCCGCCGACTGGCGGCTGTTCACCGAGCACAAGCCGTACGAGCCGGCGTTTTACTCGACTGTCGTGCAGGACTGGGGCTCGTCCTACCTCCTCGCCTCGGCCCTCGGCCAGCGCGCGTTCTGCCTCGTGGACCTCGGGCACCACCTGCCCAACGCGAATATCGAGCAGATCGTGGCCCGCCTCATCGGCGCCGGCAAACTCGGCGGCTTCCATTTTAACGACTCGAAATACGGGGACGACGACCTCACGACTGGCTCCATCCGGCCCTACCAGCTCTTCCTCGTGTTCAACGAACTGGTGGATGCCGCGCGCGACCGGGTGCCGAACTTCAAGCCGGCGTACATGATCGACCAGAGTCACAACCTGAAGGACCCCATCGAGGCCCTCCTCCAGAGCGTGCAGGAACTCCAGCGCGCCTACGCCAAAGCACAGCTCGTGGACCGCGAGGCGCTGGACGGCTATCAGGAGTCGAACGACGCTTTGATGGCGGAAATGACGCTCAAGGCGGCCTTCGAGACCGACGTGCGGCCGCTCATCGCGGAAGCCCGCCGGCGCAACGGCGGCGCCCTCGACCCGATTCGCACATTCCGGCACTCGGGGTACCGCGAGGCTGTCGCCGAGTCCCGCTACACCGCCGCCTACATGCCGCCGCAAAGCCTGTGAAGGGGTTTAAGGTTTGAGGTTCTCGGTTTAAGGTCGTGTGTGGAGGTCGTTGCGACATCCCTTTTCATTTTTCCCTTTTCATTTTTCCCTTGCCCTCCCCCCCCACGTACCTTGCATTTGATCTGGGCGCCTCCAGCAGCCGGGCTGTTCTGGGCATCTGGGACGGGGATCACATGCGTCTGGAGGAGGTGCACCGCTTCGTCACCCCGATCGTCGAAGCGGGGGAGCGGTTATACTGGGACCTGGAGGCGATCGAGCGCGAACTCCACGCCGGCGTGCTCCGCGCGCTGGGGATGACGGACCGGCTGCGCTCCGTTTCGGTCGATGCCTGGGGGGTGGATTACGTGCCGCTCGACGCCTCCGGCCGGCCGTTGCGCCGGCCGTTTTGTTACCGCGATCCACGGACGAACGGGGTGATGGAGCGGGCGTTCGGCGTCGTCCCGAAGGCCGATATTTACCGTCAGACGGGCATCCAGTTTTTGCCGTTTAACACCCTTTACCAGGTGCTTGCCGACCGCGAGGCCGATTCCGAGGCGCTCCGCTGGGTCCATCGCCACCTGTTTCTGGCGGATTATCTGCATTACCGGCTATGCGGAGTGGCCGTCACCGAGTTGTCGATCGCCAGCACGAGTCAGATGATGGACGTATCTACTCGTCGATGGGCCGCGCCGATGATGGCTGCGTTTGGTCTCTCCGCCGGCCAGTGGACGGACATCGTGCCCTCCGGGACGATACTCGGCCCGCTCCATGCCGCGCCGGGCGTTCAGGCGATCGCCACCTGCTCACACGATACCGGCTGCGCCATCGCGGCGGCGCCGGCGACACCGTCATCCGGGCGATGGGCCTACATCAGTTGCGGGACGTGGTCGCTGCTCGGTGTAGAACGGACGACTCCACGGCCGACGGTCGCCGCCCGCGAGGCCGGGTATACCCATGAGGCCGGCGTCGACGGCACCATCCGGTTTCTGAAAAATCTGACCGGTCTCTGGTCGCTCCAGGAGTGTATGCGGGAGTGGGCCGAGGCTGGCGATGGCATCGGATGGCCGGCGTTGATCGAAGCCGCGCGTGCGGAAGGGCCGGCGCCGTCGCTGATCGACCTGGAAGACGCTCGGTTTCTGGCGCGGGGCGGGATGGAAGCGCGGCTGCGCGGCTGGCTGCGCGAACACGGAGCGCCGCAGCCGGCTTCGCGCGGCGCGCTGGCGCGTATGGTGCTCCAGAGCATCGCCGAAAGTTATCGCCGGGCGCTGGCCGATCTGGAAGCTGTGCTCGGCGAAACCATCGACACCCTCCATCTATTCGGTGGAGGTGCGCAAAATACGCTACTTTGCACGCTGACGGCCGCCGCCTGTAGCCGCCGCGTCGTGGCCGGCCCCACCGAGGCGACCGTGTTGGGCAATGTGCTCATCCAGGCGCGCGCCGTGGGCGATTTGCCGGCCGGCCTCAGCCTGCACGAAGCCGCCGCGCGCTCTTCGGACCTCGTGGAATACGGGCCATGAACGGCCTCCGCCCCAACGAACCCAACCACCATGCAAAATCTCTGGGACGACGCCGTCGCCGATCGCCTCGACCCCGTAGGCCGGCTCGTCTATCGCTCGAACCTATTGGGCCAGGACTGGCGGATCACGAACACCGGCGGCGGCAACACCTCCGCGAAGCTGATGGAGAGAGACCCGATGACCGGGCATACCGTCGAGGTCCTCTGGGTCAAAGGCTCCGGCGGCGATCTGCGTACGGCGAAGCGTGAGCATTTTGCCTCGTTGTATCAGGATCGACTAATCGCTCTACAGGCCATCTATGCCGGCCTCACCCCGCGCGGCCCGAAGACGCCGGCGGAGGATGCGATGGTGGACATGTACCGCCACTGTACGTTTAACCTGAACCCACGCGCCTCGTCGATCGACACGCCGCTTCACAGCTTCGTGCCCCACAAACACGTCGATCACACACATCCCGTGGCCTGCATCGCGCTGGCCACGGCCGAGAACGGGCCGGCGCTGACCCGCGAGGTGTATGGCGACGACGTGATTTGGGTCGATTGGCAGCGGCCCGGATTCGAACTTGGCCTGACGTTGCAAGACGTCTGCCGTCGGCACCCGAACGCGCGGGGCGTCATGCTCGGCGGCCACGGCCTCATCAACTGGGCGGAGGACGATCGCGCCTGTTACCGGCTGAGCCTGGAGCTGATCGAGAAGGCGGCCGCGTTTCTGGCCGCGCGCGACAAGGGTCAGGCCGTGTTCGAGGGGGCGAAGTATCCGTCGATGCCGGCGGCGGTTCGGGAAGATACACTGGTCGGCCTGCTGCCGTGGCTGCGCGGGCGTCTGGGGCAGGAACAGCGGATGATCGCTACGGTGGAGGCTTCGCCGTCGGTGCTGGAATTCGTCAACTCCGCCGCCGCGTCGCGCCTCGCGGAGCTGGGCACCTCGTGCCCGGACCACTTTCTGCGGACGAAGATCAAGCCACTGTACATCGATTGGAATCCCCACGCCGAGTCGCCCGGCGATCTCCATAAAAAACTCGACGCCGGCATCGCCGCGTACCAGGCCGATTACGCGGCCTATTACCAGGCTTGCAAGCGGTCCGACTCGCCGGCGATGCGCGGCGGCAGTCCTACGGTGGTGCTCATTCCCGGGCTGGGCATGATCGCCTGGGGGAAAACGAAGAGCGAATCCCGCGTAACGGCCGAGTTTTACACCTGCGCCATTGAAGTGATGCGGGGCGCCGAGGCTGTGGATACCTACACGGCCCTGCCACGCCAGGAGGCGTTCGACATCGAATACTGGGCGCTGGAAGAGGCCAAGCTGCAGCGGATGCCGCGGGAGCAGGAGCTGTCGCGGCGGATCGCGATCGTGTTCGGCGCCGGCAGCGGCATCGGCAAGGAATCGGCCGGCCGGCTGGCCGCGGAGGGCGCCGTCGTGGTGGCGGTGGACCTGCAGCAGGAAGCGGCGGACCAGACCGCTCGGGAGATTCTCGCCCGGGTGGGAGCCGGCATCGGGGTGGCCGGCACCGGTATCTCCGGATGCGGCGACGCGATCGGGCTGGCGGCCGACGTGACCGACCGCGACGCGGTGGCGGCGGTGCTCCGACAGGTCGTGCTGGCCTATGGCGGGCTGGACATCGTCGTGTTTACCGCGGGGCTGTATGTCGCACCTGACGCACAGGGACGGGTAGCGGATGGGGCCTGGATGAAGACCTTCGCCGTCAACACAATGGGGCCGAACATCGCCGCCGAGGAGGCCGCCGGCATCTGGCGGGCGCAGGGGCTGGCCGGCAGCATGGTCGTCACCACCAGCGTCAACGCCGTCGTCGCGAAGCGCGGCAGCATCGCCTACGATACCAGCAAGGCTGCGGCCGACCACGTCATCCGCGAGCTGGCCATCGAGCTCGCGCCGCTGGTGCGGGTGAACGGCGTGGCGCCGGCCACGGTAGTCGCCGGCAGCGCGATGTTTCCGCGGGACCGCGTCATCGCCTCGCTCATCAAATACGGCATCGCCTGGAGCGACGCGGAGACGACCGAGGCCCTGCGCGATAAACTCGCGGCCTTCTACAGCCAGCGCACCCTCACCCGCAAAGCCATCACCCCCGCCGACCAGGCGGAAGCCATCTTCCTCCTCGCCAGCGACCGGCTCGCAAAAACCACCGGCCAGATCGTCAATGTGGATGGCGGGCTGGCAGAGGCTTTCCGCCGCTAAGCGGCGGAAAGGGTTGCAGGTTGGCAGGTTACAGGTTCTTTAGACTGATTCCGTGCGCCATGTCATAGTTTGCTTTCAATAACCTGCCAACCTGCAACCCGCCCACCTGCAACCTGCCCACCTGCAACCTGCCCACCTGCAACCTGCCCACCTGCAACCATGACCGTCGCACTCTTCGTCCCCTGTTACATCGACCAGTTTTACCCGCAGGTCGCGGTGGCGACGCTGACGCTGCTCGAGCGGCTGGGCTGCGAGGTGGCGGTGCCGGCGGGGCAGACGTGTTGCGGGCAGCCGCTGGCGAATGCGGGGTTCGAGGCGGAGAGCCTCCCGATCATGCGCCGGTTCGCGGGCACGTTCGACGGATTCGACTACATCGTCTCACCCTCCGGGAGCTGCATTTTGCATGTCAAGGAGCACTACACCCGCCTCGGCGATCCGGCCCTCATCGAGCGCCTCCACGACAGGACCTTCGAACTCTGCGCCTTCCTGACGGACGTCCTCCTGGTCGACCGCCTGGATGCCCGGTTTCCGCACCGCGTGGGGATCCACGAGAGCTGCCACGGGCTGCGCGGGCTCCGGCTCGGGAAAAGCTCGGAGCGCAACGAGCCGGCGTTCAGCAAGCCGCGCCGGCTGCTGGAGATGGTGGATGGGATCGAGCTCATCGACCTGGACCGGTCCGACGAATGTTGCGGCTTCGGCGGCACCTTCGCGGTGAACGAAGAGGCCCTCTCCGTAAAGATGGGGCGCGACCGGTTGCGCGACCACGAGCGCCACGGCGCCGAAGTGATCACCGGCACCGATATGTCCTGCCTGATGCACCTCGAAGGCCTCGGCCGGCGTGAAAAACGGCCGCTGCGGTTTGTTCATATTGCTGAAATACTGGCAGGAGCGGGTGATTAGCGATTAGACGATTAGCGATTAGCGAATAGCGAATAGCGATTACACGATTAGCGGTTTGGCATCGACCATCGACCATCGACTATTGCCCCAGCCATTTTGCCCTTTACATTTTACATTTTGCCCTTAATCCCCCATGTCACACTCCGAAGCCGCCGCCCGATTTCTTGCCGACGAGGCCCGCACAGACTGGCACGATGCGTCGCTCTGGTTTGTCCGCGAGAAGCGCGACCGGGCGAGTGGGGTCGTGGGGGAGTGGGAGGCCTTGCGAGAGCGGGCGTCGCGGATCAAAGAGCATACGCTGACGCATCTGGACACATATCTCGAGCAGTTTGAGCGGCAGGCGCTGGCGAACGGGGTCCAGGTGCATTGGGCGAAGGATGCCGCCGAGCACAACCGGATCGTTTTGGAGATCCTCCAGCGGCACGGCGTACAGCGGTTGGTGAAGAGCAAGTCCATGCTCACGGAGGAGTGCCATCTCAACCCGTATCTGGAGCGGGCCGGCGTGGAGGTGGTGGACACCGACCTCGGCGAACGGATCGTGCAACTGCGGGACGAGCCGCCGAGCCACATCGTCCTGCCGGCGATCCACCTGAAAAAGGAAGACATCGGGGTGCTGTTTCACGAGAAGCTGGGCACGGAAGCCGGCGCGACGGACCCAAAGTACCTCACCGAGGCGGCACGACAGCACCTGCGGACGCGTTTCCTGGCAGCTGAAGCGGCCATCACGGGCGTGAATTTCGCTGTGGCGGAGACGGGCGGGTTCGTCGTCTGCACCAACGAGGGGAACGCAGATCTCGGCGTGCACCTGGCGAAGGTGCACATCGCCTGTATGGGGATCGAGAAGCTCATCCCACGCTCGGACGACCTGGGGGTGTTCACCCGGTTGCTGGCGCGGAGCGCCACCGGTCAACACCTCACCGTCTATACATCCCACTTCATCCGCCCGCGGCCGGGCGCCGAGTTGCATGTCGTGCTCGTGGACAACGGCCGGACGGAGCAGTTGAGCCGGCCGGACTTCTGGCGCTCGCTGAAGTGTATTCGCTGCGGGGCGTGCCTCAACACGTGCCCCATCTACCGCCGCAGCGGCGGGCACAGTTACGACGCCACGATCCCTGGCCCCATCGGCGCGATCCTGTCGCCGGGGCAGGATCTCATGAAACATAGCAGTCTCCCGTTCGCCTCCACGCTGTGCGGTTCGTGCAGCGATGTGTGCCCGGTCAAGATCGACATCCACGAGCAGCTGTACCGGTGGCGGCAGATCGTTGTACGGGCCGGCCACGTGCCGGCCAGCAAGAAGCTGGGGATGCGGATGGGCGGCTGGGTGCTGCGGAGCGCGGGCCGGTTCGCCTGGGCGGGCGCGCTGGGGCGCCGGGTGATCCGGTTCACGCCGGCCTGGCTCACGCGGCGGCTGCCCTGGGGGCGGGACCGCGAGTGGCCGGCGCCGGCGAAGCAGCGGTTTCAGGCGTGGTATAAAGCAAACAGGCCGCAGGGAGGCACCCCATGAGCAGTCGTGAAACCATCTTGCAGGCGATCCGGGCGCACAAGCCGGCCGGCGTGCCGCGTCCTGAATCCCCTGCGATCACCTCGTCGGATCCGGAAACCCTCGTCGCCGCCTTCGAAGCGATGGTTCAGGCGATCGGGGGACGTGTCGAGCGCACAAGCCGCGCCGGCGCGGCGGACGCTGTCGCCCGCGCCTACCCCGACGCCCGGGTGGTGGCTTCGGCCGTGGCCGGGATAGCCGGGACCGTCAGGCTGGAGGAAGTGGGTGATCCACACGACCTCGCCGGCCTCGATCTGATGGTGCTGGAGGGGGACTTGGGGGTGTCCGAAAACGGAGCCGTGTGGGTCTATGAACATCAGATGGTGCACCGCGCCGCGCCGTTTATTGCGCAGCATCTGGCGATCGTGCTCGACGCCGGCCGCCTCGTGCCCGACATGCACGCCGCCTACGCGGCCGTCCGGACGGACATCGAGGGCTTCGGCGTCTTCATCGCCGGACCGTCGAAGACGGCCGACATCGAGCAATCGCTGGTGCTGGGCGCGCATGGACCGCGGAGTCTGCTTGTTGTGCTGGTGTAGGTGGCGGATTTCATCCGCGTACCGTACCATGACGCCTCAGTCCATGCTCATATCCCCACGCCCATGAACGTCTCCACGCTCCGCATAGCCGCCCTGGTCGCCGGCGGTCTGTTGTTCGCCAGCTGCAAACCTTCCGACGATATGCCCGCCGCCGATCTCCCTAAAATCCTAAGCACCTCGTTTGGCACGACCCCGGAGGGCGCCAGTGTCGGTCTGTATACCCTCATGAATACGAGCGGTATGGAAGTGACGCTCACGGCGTACGGGGCCATCGTGACGTCCATCAAAGCGCCCGATCGGGAAGGACACTACGCCGAAGTGACGCTCGGGTACGACAATCTGGAGGCCTACCTCGCCGGCAGCCCGTTTTTCGGCGCCGTCGCGGGGCGATACGCCAACCGCATCGGCAACGGTCAGTTTTCGCTGGATGGCACCGTATATACGCTCGCCAAAAACAACGGCCCTAACAGCCTCCATGGTGGTATAAAAGGGTTCGACAAACAAATCTGGTCCGCCAACCCGATCGAGAACATGAACGGGGTGGGGATCGAGTTTACCTACGCGAGCGCCGACGGCGAAGAAGGGTATCCGGGCCGGCTCGACGTTCGGATCACGTATACGCTGTCCAACGACAACACCTTGCGCATCGACTACGAGGCGCGGACGGACAAGCCGACGGTTGTCAACCTCACGAATCACACCTATTTCAACC
This window harbors:
- the rhaI gene encoding L-rhamnose catabolism isomerase, which translates into the protein MLQPDVVARQNAILQQAHEADIRHLGEQLARRGADLDHVIEAVRQFEVAIPSWALGTGGTRFGRFPGAGEPRDIYEKMEDIAVIQQLMRTCGKVSLHIPWDEPDDAAALKAHAGLLGLGFDAVNSNTFQDQAGQAHSYKFGSLCHTSADVRHQAIEHHLHVIEVGKTLGSDAITVWLADGSNYPGQAHLRKSFERTLDGLQTLYAGLPADWRLFTEHKPYEPAFYSTVVQDWGSSYLLASALGQRAFCLVDLGHHLPNANIEQIVARLIGAGKLGGFHFNDSKYGDDDLTTGSIRPYQLFLVFNELVDAARDRVPNFKPAYMIDQSHNLKDPIEALLQSVQELQRAYAKAQLVDREALDGYQESNDALMAEMTLKAAFETDVRPLIAEARRRNGGALDPIRTFRHSGYREAVAESRYTAAYMPPQSL
- a CDS encoding rhamnulokinase family protein — translated: MPSPPTYLAFDLGASSSRAVLGIWDGDHMRLEEVHRFVTPIVEAGERLYWDLEAIERELHAGVLRALGMTDRLRSVSVDAWGVDYVPLDASGRPLRRPFCYRDPRTNGVMERAFGVVPKADIYRQTGIQFLPFNTLYQVLADREADSEALRWVHRHLFLADYLHYRLCGVAVTELSIASTSQMMDVSTRRWAAPMMAAFGLSAGQWTDIVPSGTILGPLHAAPGVQAIATCSHDTGCAIAAAPATPSSGRWAYISCGTWSLLGVERTTPRPTVAAREAGYTHEAGVDGTIRFLKNLTGLWSLQECMREWAEAGDGIGWPALIEAARAEGPAPSLIDLEDARFLARGGMEARLRGWLREHGAPQPASRGALARMVLQSIAESYRRALADLEAVLGETIDTLHLFGGGAQNTLLCTLTAAACSRRVVAGPTEATVLGNVLIQARAVGDLPAGLSLHEAAARSSDLVEYGP
- a CDS encoding (Fe-S)-binding protein, translated to MTVALFVPCYIDQFYPQVAVATLTLLERLGCEVAVPAGQTCCGQPLANAGFEAESLPIMRRFAGTFDGFDYIVSPSGSCILHVKEHYTRLGDPALIERLHDRTFELCAFLTDVLLVDRLDARFPHRVGIHESCHGLRGLRLGKSSERNEPAFSKPRRLLEMVDGIELIDLDRSDECCGFGGTFAVNEEALSVKMGRDRLRDHERHGAEVITGTDMSCLMHLEGLGRREKRPLRFVHIAEILAGAGD
- a CDS encoding lactate utilization protein B translates to MSHSEAAARFLADEARTDWHDASLWFVREKRDRASGVVGEWEALRERASRIKEHTLTHLDTYLEQFERQALANGVQVHWAKDAAEHNRIVLEILQRHGVQRLVKSKSMLTEECHLNPYLERAGVEVVDTDLGERIVQLRDEPPSHIVLPAIHLKKEDIGVLFHEKLGTEAGATDPKYLTEAARQHLRTRFLAAEAAITGVNFAVAETGGFVVCTNEGNADLGVHLAKVHIACMGIEKLIPRSDDLGVFTRLLARSATGQHLTVYTSHFIRPRPGAELHVVLVDNGRTEQLSRPDFWRSLKCIRCGACLNTCPIYRRSGGHSYDATIPGPIGAILSPGQDLMKHSSLPFASTLCGSCSDVCPVKIDIHEQLYRWRQIVVRAGHVPASKKLGMRMGGWVLRSAGRFAWAGALGRRVIRFTPAWLTRRLPWGRDREWPAPAKQRFQAWYKANRPQGGTP
- a CDS encoding LUD domain-containing protein, whose protein sequence is MSSRETILQAIRAHKPAGVPRPESPAITSSDPETLVAAFEAMVQAIGGRVERTSRAGAADAVARAYPDARVVASAVAGIAGTVRLEEVGDPHDLAGLDLMVLEGDLGVSENGAVWVYEHQMVHRAAPFIAQHLAIVLDAGRLVPDMHAAYAAVRTDIEGFGVFIAGPSKTADIEQSLVLGAHGPRSLLVVLV
- a CDS encoding aldose epimerase family protein: MNVSTLRIAALVAGGLLFASCKPSDDMPAADLPKILSTSFGTTPEGASVGLYTLMNTSGMEVTLTAYGAIVTSIKAPDREGHYAEVTLGYDNLEAYLAGSPFFGAVAGRYANRIGNGQFSLDGTVYTLAKNNGPNSLHGGIKGFDKQIWSANPIENMNGVGIEFTYASADGEEGYPGRLDVRITYTLSNDNTLRIDYEARTDKPTVVNLTNHTYFNLKDAGKTSILGHEVRLNADRYTPIDATLIPTGELAPVAGTPFDFTTPHTIGERIDADDTQIAYGMGYDHNFVLNREGEGLQLAAEVYEPTTGRVLQVHTTEPGVQFYTGNFLDGSFVAPDGAPYARRTGFCLETQHFPDSPNKPDFPSTRLDPGQVYRSSTTFTFSAR